One Siniperca chuatsi isolate FFG_IHB_CAS linkage group LG3, ASM2008510v1, whole genome shotgun sequence genomic region harbors:
- the hyls1 gene encoding DNA ligase 1 isoform X1 has product MYKMYNAQWHDESDGDQNSLNSSFWSDGERQEDEEEEGELEIERVICEEDSRPVGDAEDCLQEASEEEKPELNNEGNISGESVEGGSDDDDEESCSSSSDSPAPSLMTSGYGTYRPEEQEGGDYRDDHTITEFDQDSRGDLSELREGEEDDRSLCSFGGFDIEPTEPDYDGTRPLSVSTDAEPEANVACGDDGLHEEVDITDMKPEEDKDQADEETFEDLHAASENATSEEQQRVAAVEDRFVLDGKHLEGGSVDVEAGKQCEKLEEELQDLEEEKNVEKVESEDPDESSSNKDIKFIDSKVDFSQMTYDKLCEEWEGNLRQKKDAASCLEERLAELHLPSAAQRDLETENEDVTSQSDTQSSESEGISLSAFESYIRGMTRARSEGDLRPKPKSFIRPVMSQQTVKKTDPVAKYFQYKQLWEMFKLPGEKDRRDLRWEIKERLAYQPPPPKPRRVYVPNTYTVPTEKKRSALRWEIRNDLANGLLPHKFSYRF; this is encoded by the exons atgtacaaaatgtacaaCGCCCAGTGGCACGATGAGAGCGACGGTGACCAGAATTCTCTCAACTCCTCTTTTTGGTCTGATGGAGAGCGtcaggaagatgaggaggaagagggggagctGGAGATTGAGCGAGTGATCTGCGAGGAAGACTCCAGACCTGTTGGCGATGCAGAGGACTGTCTCCAGGAGGcttcagaggaggagaaacCTGAGCTGAACAACGAGGGCAACATCAGCGGGGAGAGTGTGGAAGGTggaagtgatgatgatgatgaagaaagctgtagcagcagttCTGATAGTCCAGCCCCGAGTCTGATGACCTCTGGCTACGGCACCTACAGAccagaggagcaggagggaggagaCTACAGAGACGACCACACCATAACAGAGTTTGATCAGGACAGTCGGGGAGATCTGTCTGAGTTGAGAGAAGGCGAAGAGGACGATCGTTCGCTTTGCAGCTTTGGCGGGTTTGACATCGAACCCACAGAGCCGGACTACGACGGGACTCGTCCGCTGAGCGTGTCCACGGACGCCGAGCCTGAAGCTAATGTGGCGTGTGGTGATGATGGTCTGCATGAAGAGGTGGACATCACAGACATGAAACCAGAGGAAGATAAAGACCAGGCAGATGAGGAGACATTTGAAGATCTACATGCAGCGTCTGAAAATGCAACATCAGAGGAACAACAACGCGTCGCTGCAGTTGAAGACAGATTTGTATTGGATGGGAAGCATTTGGAAGGTGGGAGTGTTGATGTTGAAGCgggaaaacaatgtgaaaagcTAGAAGAAGAGTTGCAGGACCTCGAAGAGGAGAAGAACGTGGAGAAAGTGGAGTCGGAGGATCCAGACGAATCTTCAAGCAACAAAGACATCAAGTTTATCGACTCCAAAGTGGATTTCAGCCAGATGACGTACGACAAGTTGTGTGAGGAGTGGGAAGGAAATCTCAGACAGAAGAAGG acGCAGCGAGCTGTCTGGAGGAGCGACTGGCGGAGCTTCATTTACCCTCGGCGGCTCAACGCGACTTGGAGACGGAGAACGAAGACGTCACCAGTCAGAGTGACACCCAGAGCTCAGAGTCAGAGGGGATCTCTTTGAGCGCCTTTGAATCCTACATAAGAGGGATG ACTCGAGCTCGAAGTGAAGGTGACCTCAGGCCCAAACCCAAATCCT TCATCCGACCAGTGATGAGTCAGCAAACCGTAAAGAAGACAGACCCAGTGGCAAA GTATTTCCAGTATAAGCAGCTCTGGGAAATGTTTAAACTTCCAGGAGAGAAGGACAGGAGAGATCTCCGCTGGGAGATAAAG gAACGACTTGCATACCAACCTCCACCA CCTAAACCTCGGAGAGTCTACGTGCCGAACACCTACACTGTGCCAACAGAGAAGAAGCGCTCGGCCCTTCGCTGGGAGATCAGGAACGATTTGGCCAACGGCCTCCTTCCACACAAATTCAGCTATCGATTTTAA
- the hyls1 gene encoding hydrolethalus syndrome protein 1 isoform X2, translated as MDNLDFSEEEIQEQLAILGYKNIPKHRLREFKQDLDELIQHGEWKRLASPTQIDAAKFQTATSQPSPPAYTKEKVSQCHFEDSGEGFFLHAGKADYNRQVLTTCQNRDYGRQQGRCDSYAQHSVAPKLQLPPGAPSRLQVEPDPDDTLHPPLTDSYTSTPDTQERRFIKRKVLRKHKGQSLVCDESVYSEDSDAASCLEERLAELHLPSAAQRDLETENEDVTSQSDTQSSESEGISLSAFESYIRGMTRARSEGDLRPKPKSFIRPVMSQQTVKKTDPVAKYFQYKQLWEMFKLPGEKDRRDLRWEIKERLAYQPPPPKPRRVYVPNTYTVPTEKKRSALRWEIRNDLANGLLPHKFSYRF; from the exons ATGGACAACCTGGATTTCTCAGAAGAGGAAATTCAAGAACAACTGGCGATCCTGGGCTACAAAAACATCCCAAAACACAGGCTGCGTGAATTCAAGCAAG ATCTTGATGAACTGATTCAACATGGAGAATGGAAACGCCTGGCATCACCCACTCAGATAGACGCCGCCAAATTTCAGACAGCCACATCTCAGCCGAGTCCTCCTGCCTACACCAAAGAGAAAG TTAGTCAGTGCCACTTTGAAGACTCTGGTGAAGGGTTTTTCTTACATGCTGGAAAGGCGGACTATAACAGACAG GTGCTCACCACCTGTCAGAACAGAGACTACGGGCGTCAGCAGGGACGCTGTGACTCGTACGCTCAACACTCGGTGGCTCCGAAGCTCCAGCTGCCACCAGGCGCTCCCAGCAGGCTGCAGGTGGAGCCGGATCCTGATGACACCCTCCACCCGCCGCTCACTGACAGCTACACATCCACTCCTGACACCCAGGAGAGACGCTTCATCAAGAGAAAAGTCCTACG GAAACATAAAGGACAATCTCTTGTCTGCGATGAATCAGTCTACAGTGAAGACTCAG acGCAGCGAGCTGTCTGGAGGAGCGACTGGCGGAGCTTCATTTACCCTCGGCGGCTCAACGCGACTTGGAGACGGAGAACGAAGACGTCACCAGTCAGAGTGACACCCAGAGCTCAGAGTCAGAGGGGATCTCTTTGAGCGCCTTTGAATCCTACATAAGAGGGATG ACTCGAGCTCGAAGTGAAGGTGACCTCAGGCCCAAACCCAAATCCT TCATCCGACCAGTGATGAGTCAGCAAACCGTAAAGAAGACAGACCCAGTGGCAAA GTATTTCCAGTATAAGCAGCTCTGGGAAATGTTTAAACTTCCAGGAGAGAAGGACAGGAGAGATCTCCGCTGGGAGATAAAG gAACGACTTGCATACCAACCTCCACCA CCTAAACCTCGGAGAGTCTACGTGCCGAACACCTACACTGTGCCAACAGAGAAGAAGCGCTCGGCCCTTCGCTGGGAGATCAGGAACGATTTGGCCAACGGCCTCCTTCCACACAAATTCAGCTATCGATTTTAA
- the mrpl4 gene encoding 39S ribosomal protein L4, mitochondrial, whose protein sequence is MLRCSLVICGRGVAKRFASSFSGESALPPNLLLPANLVDPARLKRPPPPADCSLPVLRKCDAVVPAHLSPVQMWVETLERWDSEPLGLAQLHPDVFAVPPRLDILHDVETWQKNYKRISHANTKIRSEVRGGGRKPWKQKGSGRARHGSIRSPIWRGGGVSHGPRGPTSYYYMLPMKVRVQGLKVALSSKMAQDYLHIVDSLNVPTPDSQYLLDLIRHRHWGESVLIVHVGEEFPENILQATASLKTVNIIPAIGLNVHSILKHEAVVLTLETIKFLEDKLLWHDQRYTPLYPFKLPYSDFP, encoded by the exons ATGCTTCGTTGTTCTTTGGTAATTTGTGGCAGAGGAGTCGCTAAAAGG TTTGCCTCATCGTTCTCTGGTGAGAGCGCTCTGCCTCCCAATTTACTGCTGCCTGCCAACCTCGTGGATCCTGCCAGATTAA agcgtcctcctcctcctgcagactGCTCCCTGCCTGTTCTGAGGAAGTGCGATGCTGTCGTTCCCGCTCATCTGAGCCCCGTCCAGATGTGGGTGGAGACTCTGGAGAGGTGGGACAGCGAGCCGTTGGGTTTGGCTCAGCTCCACCCGGATGTCTTCGCTGTGCCTCCGAG gcTCGATATTCTCCATGATGTGGAAACCTGGCAGAAAAATTATAAAAGAATT AGCCACGCCAACACAAAGatcaggtcagaggtcagaggtggAGGCAGGAAACCATGGAAACAGAAAGGAAGTGGAAGAGCACGCCATGGAAGCATCCGATCACCGATATGGAGAGGAG GTGGGGTGTCTCATGGACCCAGAGGGCCGACCAGTTACTACTACATGTTGCCCATGAAAGTTCGAGTGCAAGGACTCAAAGTGGCGCTGAGCTCCAAGATGGCTCAG GACTACCTTCACATCGTGGACTCTCTGAACGTCCCCACACCTGACTCTCAGTACCTGCTGGACCTCATCAGACACAGACACTGGGGAGAGTCGGTGTTAATAGTCCATGT AGGTGAAGAGTTTCCCGAAAACATCCTTCAGGCAACAGCAAGTTTGAAGACAGTGAACATTATTCCGGCCATTG GTCTGAATGTCCACAGCATCCTGAAACATGAAGCGGTCGTTCTCACTCTGGAAACAATCAAGTTTCTGGAAGACAAGCTGCTTTGGCACGACCAGCGTTACACACCTCTGTACCCATTTAAACTGCCCTACTCCGATTTCCCATAG